The DNA segment TAAAGGAGATGTCATGCCATCCGTAGAACTGAACAAAACCATACCTGACTTTGAAGCGGCTGCTACCGGCGACCAGACGGTTCGCCTGGCCGATTTACGCGGCCGCAATGTGGTGATCTATTTTTACCCGAAAGACGACACCCCCGGCTGTACCACCGAGAGCCAGGACTTCCGCGACAACATGCAAGCCTTCACCGAACATGACACCGAGATTTTTGGCGTGTCCCGCGATGGCTTGAAATCCCACGACAATTTTCGTGGCAAGTTCGAACTGCCGTTTCACCTGATTTCCGACAAAGACGAAAAGCTCTG comes from the Marinobacter psychrophilus genome and includes:
- a CDS encoding peroxiredoxin; its protein translation is MPSVELNKTIPDFEAAATGDQTVRLADLRGRNVVIYFYPKDDTPGCTTESQDFRDNMQAFTEHDTEIFGVSRDGLKSHDNFRGKFELPFHLISDKDEKLCALFDVIKLKKLYGKEYMGIDRSTFLIDAKGVLRHEWRGVKVPGHVDEVLTAVKAL